Below is a genomic region from Raphanus sativus cultivar WK10039 chromosome 4, ASM80110v3, whole genome shotgun sequence.
AATCACGAGCTCATATTAATTAACTAACATAATTACCTCGGACACCAAAATCTTGGACTTAGTTTGTGTGCTTCCGTGGTAACTCTCCATTCTATCGATCTCTATACCTGATTCTTGCATAGCCATAAGCTCTTTTCCCAAATCTTCATCTGTACAACCGAGCGCATAAGCGTTCACACCAGCAGAGATGAATTCCTTACGTTACACAAAACATGTAAAGATTGTTAAATGATCGAAAAAGAAAGCAAGTACGAAGCTAAAttcaataaaaagaaaaattactttTAAGGTTTCCCCTTGACCGCGCTCAATCACTGTCCTGTAACGTCTTAAAAGACTTATAGCTATGTTGCGTGATGAACGGTACTCTTCATCCGAGTTGTTGCGTGAACGACAAAACTTTATGaagtagaaataaaaaaatacaaaaatgctCAAAAGCTACTCTCTATGAATGTATTATGTATAACAGACTTAAAAAAACCACTAACCATACAACTCCTTCGATGATTAACTTGGCCTGGTGGAGAAAAGGATGAGTGATAACGCTCTACATTGCTCCAAGGAACTTTTGATTCCAAGAATACAGAACAACTACTAATCAATTGACCAAAAGTAGTGGTTCTGTAACCGCGCGAAGGGGCATTGAAGCTAAATGGAATG
It encodes:
- the LOC108829468 gene encoding uncharacterized protein LOC108829468, which produces MLAVYPSGAIKKFHIPFSFNAPSRGYRTTTFGQLISSCSVFLESKVPWSNVERYHSSFSPPGQVNHRRSCMFCRSRNNSDEEYRSSRNIAISLLRRYRTVIERGQGETLKEFISAGVNAYALGCTDEDLGKELMAMQESGIEIDRMESYHGSTQTKSKILVSEVDECILWLSIVFITILCTPQPTIVRWSSTPSVSDKTLSKWRGFCAVIANAYYIRGMAWLPVKTLQLEQMAVMGHAEEPSVVASRMRLVFSTLEVVSPQWPQV